The sequence below is a genomic window from Oncorhynchus clarkii lewisi isolate Uvic-CL-2024 unplaced genomic scaffold, UVic_Ocla_1.0 unplaced_contig_2986_pilon_pilon, whole genome shotgun sequence.
ccttgtctggttataactcagtgactatgttggcccttctggttccttgtctggttataactcagtaaccatattgggccttctggttccttgtctggttataactcagtgactatgttgggccttctggttccctgtctggttataactcagtgaccatgttgggccttctggttccttgtctggttataactcagtgactatgttgggccttctggttccctgtctggttataactcagtgactatgttgggccttctggttccttgtctggttataactcagtgaccatgttgggccttctggttccttgtctggttataactcagtaaccatgttgggccttctggttccttgtctggttataactcagtgactatgttgggccttctggttccttgtctggttataactcagtgactatgttgggccttctggttccctgtctggttataactcagtgaggGAAGGGGAGACAGTGAAAGGTCTATACTGTTAAGGTGGTTAATCAAACCATAAGAaattaaatacatgtaaatgCATACAGCCtgtgtaaaaataaaaagttaaagatttttaaaatgttatgctttttagattaaactatactaaatatattcacatcaacAAATAATTGATTAAGACACTATTTcattgaaggtctacagtagcctcaacagcacactctggggtagcaccatggtttagccggaggacagctagtttccgtcctttgggtacattgacttcaatacaaaatgtaggaggctcatggttctcacctccTTCCATAGACTTATACAGTCAGAGATATGGATCCTAGAATGAATATAGTAGTAAAGTGCTTAAAAAGGTGAGTTGGtctagttgactcaaagagaaacacaaaatacatttcttcaaaaatgaagaaaAATCAATAGAGAGAGCTAGTTATATTTCTTCGTATTTTTTTTCCACTTACTTTGCTAGCGAATGCTAGCTAGTTTAGCATACTcaaaacacccggctcaaacagagagggatgttatgttagctaactggctatggctatccaacactggatcTCTTCCAAGTCTAGGTTTATTCATTTATTGCCACAGTGTAAGTTTCTAAACTGCTTGCTTACTGTACTGCATGACTGTAGTGCGTTTACTCatgcgttagttctagtagctatatTGACTATGATGATAGCTAAAATGGTGACAAGGATGTAGGCTGTGTGCAACGGTTATGGTATGcatgtttaaaaaatgtttttgcctGGTACCAGACAGCTGATATGTTGAGCACtgaagcgaagggaaaaggtgagaagaGAGggcgtagatgcgagaaggaattaaaCAAAGCAAAGTGACtaatgttggactaatgattacaccctagatcagctttGAGCAGGCAAGAGGGTACAAtccggtattgaatgtgtcactgtctgtcaactCGATTACAAAAATGTATCTCGACCTATGCAcatacgttgtaaactttcacttatgatgggtatagggaatataatatcatgtagtagcctaaacctatcgatgttacattgaactgggtgaatgggatatgaatgacagtcatccaatatgctgtaatagaaataaggccatgctcattaaatatttttaattgtcctccctcatcttaaaacgGCACCAACTACCACACACGGAAAGGACAGTGTATGGCCTCTATTAGATGCCGTAGGGTAGTAATGTGATTGTGAACTGTGAGCTCCCTATTGGTCCTTTTCAACTAATTGTTTGTGTAAATATATTGCAGGTGTGACTGACCAGCATTTCCACCTGTTAAAATGGCTGCATTTCCTGGAGCCAGGCTGAAGGGAAAGACAGGGACAGAACTGCTGTCTCCAAGACAAAATGTTAGATTAGCAACAAATTCCATGTGTATTTTAAACAGTGGTTTATTTGTTTTGCATTGATACATAGTACATATCCCATTGATTTAAAATAGACTAATATACAATTACACATTTGACAAaatgaaattacatttaaaaaaaatacagcagCAATTTAGCAATCATAACAAACAACAATTACTGACCACTATGCAGGTAGCTtagtggactagtaaccgaaaggttgcaagatcaaatccccaagctgatagggtaaaaatctgtcattcttcccctgaacaaggcagttagcctaggaacagtgggttatcattgaaaataagaatttgttcttaactgacttgcctagttaaataaaggtataaataaaaaataccttCTGTTTAACGTCATTTGTCATAGATTATTTACTGTAATGACAAATTACAACATCAAAAGAagtggtgtgtaggtgtggttGGAAATCTACTAATTTTAAATGTATAAATGAATTGATCAGTAAtcaggaaaaaatatatatttgtgttgtttaaatgtgtgtgtgaatgtgcacgtgtgtgtgtgagagttaggCTATATGGAGATGATTATGGAGTAGTTTGGtccatcaggctgacccccagtctccGCTTGAATCTATTGAGGGAAGATGATATTTTGCCAATGTGGATTCTAGGAGTAAGTCAATTCTCTATCAGATATAGAGGTGCCAATGTGAGGTACGGCAGTGGGGAGGGTGAAGGTTATCACTGTGTCTTGTGTTATATAGATGGATTTCAGAGTTaacctggaagaatccattgaaaAGTAAACTGTCTGGGAAGTATAAAAGTGTGGAGATGGAAGTGCATCATTGGCATACATTAATGCGGTACATAGACAAGATATTGAGTTTCTTAAACAAAGGTGCAGATGGAGCCAGGCAATTAGAGGAGGTAGCTAGTCTTGCAAATGTCTTTTGTAGTATGACTAATTTGTGCAGGTAGGAGGCATAAGATATAGTAAAGAGCTAGGAAGCAAATCTGATGAAACAAACCAGTAATCTTTCTAATGATACCAACACTTTGATCAGACAAATTGAATATGATCTTTCCAGGATAACTTTTCATCAATTAGAACTCAGAGAAATCTAGTGGATATGACTGGTTTGATTTCATTCCTACCAATTGAGATTCTGGCTCTTTATTTAACAATATTTCTTATTCTTAATAGTGAATACAATATAGTCAGATGTTTACATTTAAAAATTAACAAATTATCTGGAACAATTCAGAAAATTTGACCATGCCCGAGTTGGCTTCATTAATTAGTGAGTCAAAATTATTGTGTGTTAAAATCAAAATGGTATCATCACCAAAGAGAATGGTTATTACGGTATAGATTGATATAGATTAGGACTAACAAAGGTCCAATTATCAAACCCTGTGGCACGCCACAGGATATCTTGGCCCAGGTAGATGCACAGCCGTTTGCATAAACAAATTGTTCTCTAtcataaacataaatatatagcCAATTATATGAAAACCATAATGCAATTTAGAAAGTCATATTTCATGATCAAACGCTTTGTATAAATCTAAAATGATGCCAAGCACGTATTCATTGTTGTTCAGGACTGTAAAGATTTTATCCACAAGTTGCAAAAAGGCCATATCTGTGGAGTAGTTTTTACGAAAACCATATTGGTGCTCATATAGAATACAGTGTTGATTTAATGTTTCAACATTTTTTTACACACCGATTTTTCTAGAAAAACATGGTAGTACAGATATTGAGTGATAATTTGTCAAAGATCTGGGATACCAGATTTATAGAGGGGGATAAGTTGGGCAATTTTCTACTCTTTAGTAACAATACCAGTTTGCATAGATATTTGTTGAAGATATACGTTAGAGGCTCAGTGATCAAAGAAGACACTGACACTCACGAAAGAGGCACCAATCTCATCATGACCTGCTGCTGATATCTTTAAGTTACCAATTACCTCCATCATACCAGGAGGATCGAACTGAAGCAGAGAAGGGAAATAATGTAATCCATGGGATTTCGATCATTTTTCTCTAATGTGTTTGACAGGGAGGAAGCCATATTCACAAAAAAAGTAAAGTTGGCATGAAATAACATTTATCTCCATATTCCATggagtttgctttattttttataaaagatTACATTAGAttgttcttgaataagttcctccagttctttgttttttctctctcttgtaTTGTACTTTTGTAGTACCGTTTCTAATGTAATCTACCTGTACTGTTAGTTCCTGTTAGTCTTGTCTCTAGGCAGAAACTGCTttttctaatgtgtccataatatttgtgatcTCGTTAATGGCacaatgatagtttgtagagtgattttaCCAGCTTCAGCTATAAAGCTAAAAGTACTTCATTCTCCATTTTCAAGTTAATTCTACCATGCCATCTAGAGCGCGACAGTCAGGATATTTTGTGTGTAGTAAATCTGAGTAGGTAGATGTGTGTGATGTTGGACGTGATATCTGAATAAGAGTAAGACTAATGTGTTGTCTAAATAGATAATAATCCAGCCAATTAGCATGGCTGTGTGCCTATGTATAACTAGCTAACTTTGACAAACAACCATAAATAACTGTTTATTCAGCTAAACTGTAGGTTAAGCTGAATTTAGatatgtgtttttgttgttgttgagtcaattagaccatgccaatttcaagcttatctttcaaaaaatctaaatgtatttcaAAACATTTAGGTAAGTTAGCTGGTTTACTCGTTAGTTCTGCTTTTTTTTAGTATACCACTCAGTTATGCCTTAATGAGTAGAGCCCTGTACTTTTGTTATTCATGTCACATGACCTGTATTTGAACCTTTCTTTTAAGTCTTTTCCAGGAATGAGAATTAGAACAAAAATGTCAGCACTCGTCTGAGGATGGTGCTAGAAGATCTGACGTAAAAAGAAAAGAGGACAGTTTGATAAAAAAAAAGCCTTAAATAAAAAAGATTAAATTCCAGGTCATGTGACATAAatagccaaaacacacagcactacTCATTAAGGCATAAATGATATGTAAGTTATATTTTAAGTTATAGGGCATGTTCCTCTGCCCAGGAGTTGCGGATACTGACCAGGTCTTACGCCAGGATAGGTATTTTACATTATTAGCTAACAACACCATATGGTATAGCAATCTGTCAGTTGATGACAGTCAATAACatggcacgcaaccattggtttAAGCATGCAACGTCTGCAGGGGAAATGGACCAAATTGTTGAGctttagttcaactgtcttacCCATCGGAGGGGTATATTACAAAGCATGTTTAATgagttagccagccagctaacttgcccaaatattctgaaataacttATTTTTTATTTGGGAAAGATAAGCTTGAAATGGGCACAGTTtaattgactcaacaaccaaaaacacatgtCTAAGTTTTGctttcttaatgaaccagaaaATCTAAAGTCATTTCAGTTTTTTGAAAATCAAAGTTAACATAatctcattgatcctgctttatAGTTTATCCCTCTGAACCGAATGCTTCGTTAACAATGTAATTAATTGTTAAAGTTCCATTGAAACTTTCTCCACCTCACTGGGGATTATAAGAGGTGGAAAATTGACACTCCTATTGGCATCACAACACTGCCAGTTAGGTTTAAGAGGTGGGTTGTGCAGAGCCATCAAACTACCCAACCAGTAGCACTCTGCAAAAATGTGGTTTCGAATCCCTTTGACCTGAAGATCTGTGATGCGTAGACTGGAGAGTTGATCCTGTGGAAgagaattacattttttaaataatgaattTTGGGCAACATTCTGTCCACAAAATACTGATCTATGAAATCATCTTAACACTTACAATATTATAGCAGAAATCATCTTGTGGCTTTCCTTTTACGATGTCCATGAGAAAGTGAATATTCATGCAGATGAATGTAAACAACGGTAAAATGTGTTTCACACTCATTGCTAGACGTAATATTCCAAAGTTGTGTCCAATGAATTTGAAAATGTTCCCATCATTTTGGGGTAACTTTGCACATGCAGAGAGCTGTTTTGTTGGCAGTGTGCCCAGGTTGATTTAATCAGAATTACAAATGTAAGAAGAATGATTCAATTGCATTAATTGTCTTAAATATTACCTTAACAACATCAGCTTTCTGGCTGTAGAACAATGCCATTTGAAGATTCCGGACTGCTGCTTGCATATATTCTGAGACCTTTAGGAAAGAGAAAACATCTTTCAAACCATAAATAAGGTACTATTACAAAACTGATAACAAacctgctgaaattgttgcactCACTGTGTCTAGGGGTActaggcctagctacatggtctgtaaccttggTGTGTGCATTAACGTGGGAAGTAAGCACATGCGATCAGGTGTTGAATGATTGTACTCAGGAGACAGCAACCGTACCTTAGGTCCATGGCCAGCTCTGTTTGGACCCCTTGGTCGGCCAGCCCAAGTGGATTATTGATCAGTTTATGTGACGAAAATAAATATATACTAAAAAGGGGAAACTACAAACAGGCCTACCCAAACGAAAGATTCACAATCACCTGATTTTCTCCACCTGTATGCTTATCAAGGCTTAATGTTGAATAACCGACTACCTTGCCTGCTAATATTTTTGCACTCGCTaagtctaggggtcttaggcctagTTACATGTTCTGTAATCTGAATGAAGTTGTGCATTTATGTGAGAAATCAGCATATGTGCCTAAGTCTTGAATGTACATGTGCCCAGGGAGACAGCAACCTTACTTCTCTCTTGACCTCTTGGTCAGCCAGTTCAAGAATATTATTATTTGTTCAGATGGTGACAAAACAATACACAAGCACAACAATGAAAAATATCAAAGGCAAGATAAAAAAAATGAACGGAAGGCCTCATGGCCACCAAACAAAACCTCCAGGCTTGCAAGCTGGAACACTGACTGATGATCACCCTTATCAACCAGACTTTCACAGACACCCAACCAGAACCTCATCTTCGTCAATCGCTGGAGAAGGAAATTTAGATTTTGTGGAAAAAGATCCGGGTgtcttgtgaggatcaggcgacaagcggcta
It includes:
- the LOC139401840 gene encoding uncharacterized protein isoform X1, with the protein product MYDQLQLVELPKFKEAVKSLGYDPSNAERLVKDTFEVAWGDMEKKKKDMKQLFSLHSTTQQSTKKVSEYMQAAVRNLQMALFYSQKADVVKDQLSSLRITDLQVKGIRNHIFAECYWLGSLMALHNPPLKPNWQCCDANRSVNFPPLIIPSEVEKVSMEL